A segment of the Candidatus Obscuribacterales bacterium genome:
TTGGGACATCCTTCCCAGCACCGTAGCCTGCCAACCTGTGCATCTCTAACCAACGCCATCTTTTTAGTTTTCGATTCATTGAAGTTGCTATTCGGAAAACTAACGTAAACTCCTGAGCTCGTCATGGCTATTACAATCACCACTGAACTGAAAAGCGAAAGTTTGCAACTGTTGCGGCAGTATCAAGATACGCCTTCAGCCGATCTGCGCAATAAATTAGTTCAATTAAATCTTGGTTTAGTTCGCCGAGAAGCCCACCACTGGATTAATCAATGCACAGAGTCCTACGAAGACCTCATGCAAGTAGGCAGCATGGGCTTGATCCGGGCGATTGAGCGGTTTGATATGTCGAAAGGACACGCCTTTAGCTCCTTTGCTATCCCCTACATTCGAGGCGAAATCCAACACTATCTCCGCGACAAGGGCAGTCCCGTCCGGATTCCTCGACGCTGGCAAACAATCTATCGCCAAGCTGCCCATGTGACTCGCGAATTGCGGACGCAGCTTGACCGCCAGCCGACAGACGTCGAGATTTCCACCGTTCTAGACATTTCCCTAGCAGAATGGCAAGACATCAAACTTGCCTATCGCAATCGCTCCCCCCTTAGCCTAGATGCACCCATGTGCGAAGAGGACAGTGGCGCAACATCCTTGGGTGAGCTATTGCCTGACAACCAGTATCGGAGCTTCCAGCTAGCCCAGGAAGACCAAATTCGCCTCCAGCAAGCGCTGCTGCAGTTGGAAAACCGCACCCGTGAGGTGTTGGAGTTTGTCTTCCTGCAAGATCTAACCCAAAAAGAAACGGCGGAACGCTTAGGTATTAGTGCTGTGACGGTATCACGACGCGTGAAAAAAGGGTTGACCGTCCTGCGCACCATCATGAGCACACCGGTTGGCGATCCTTAAGATGCTTACCATAAGCAGGGATAGTTGAAGCCCTGCAGATATCACCGATTTTCGCGATCAATACGATCCTCCCTAGCCCTTGGTTTGTCCCAGAGCTAGGGAGATTTTTTATGCTATGTAAGGTCGCGATAGAAGAGAAAACGCAGGAGCAGCACAAGGGAAATGGCCGTATAGCTAGCCGCATTAGCCAGCAATACCGCATCTCGCTTGTCCGACTGCTGGAGAAATTGGGAGCGATCGCTGCCTTTGTAGCTGGTGGCGGCTGAGGTGAAGGTGCGGCGCGCTTGGGGGGGCGGCGGCTCATTAGTGGTGGGAGTCACTTCAACCCGTTCAAGCAATCGTTCAAGGAGATTGAGCCCCTGAAGTTTCACGAAGAAACTCAGCATAAAGGCAATAAAACCGCTAACGCCAATGAGTGGCAACCTGTTTGGCAAACGATCA
Coding sequences within it:
- a CDS encoding RNA polymerase sigma factor SigF codes for the protein MAITITTELKSESLQLLRQYQDTPSADLRNKLVQLNLGLVRREAHHWINQCTESYEDLMQVGSMGLIRAIERFDMSKGHAFSSFAIPYIRGEIQHYLRDKGSPVRIPRRWQTIYRQAAHVTRELRTQLDRQPTDVEISTVLDISLAEWQDIKLAYRNRSPLSLDAPMCEEDSGATSLGELLPDNQYRSFQLAQEDQIRLQQALLQLENRTREVLEFVFLQDLTQKETAERLGISAVTVSRRVKKGLTVLRTIMSTPVGDP
- the fraC gene encoding filament integrity protein FraC, with protein sequence MVWVLPLRAVVLQSLFLFIAIATEAAVLHWELKLSYKRSIEYATSLNLLSVVMGWLVFFLVLPILDEGLERALVGYVLFDRLPNRLPLIGVSGFIAFMLSFFVKLQGLNLLERLLERVEVTPTTNEPPPPQARRTFTSAATSYKGSDRSQFLQQSDKRDAVLLANAASYTAISLVLLLRFLFYRDLT